The following coding sequences are from one Streptomyces sp. NBC_01232 window:
- a CDS encoding S26 family signal peptidase, producing MGALDAVAGRVAGGATVEFRPSGSSMVPLIRSRQQVVVAPVEPARLKAGDIVLARVAGTVYLHLVSAVDPVRRRVQISNNRGRVNGWTGHDRVFGICVAVDGVPRAGAADKTRAA from the coding sequence ATGGGTGCATTGGACGCAGTTGCCGGCAGGGTCGCCGGCGGAGCCACCGTGGAGTTCCGGCCGAGCGGCTCCTCGATGGTCCCGCTGATACGCAGTCGTCAGCAGGTGGTGGTCGCTCCGGTGGAACCGGCGAGGCTGAAGGCGGGGGACATCGTCCTCGCCCGGGTCGCCGGGACCGTGTACCTGCACCTGGTGTCCGCCGTGGATCCGGTGCGCAGGCGGGTGCAGATCAGCAACAACCGGGGCCGGGTGAACGGCTGGACCGGCCACGACCGGGTCTTCGGCATCTGCGTGGCGGTCGACGGTGTCCCCCGGGCGGGCGCCGCGGACAAGACGCGTGCGGCGTAG
- the dacB gene encoding D-alanyl-D-alanine carboxypeptidase/D-alanyl-D-alanine endopeptidase: protein MSRPIHPAPLRRGTAAACAALLFVALAPGTASGADPTPAPSSTSSSPPPPAGDTGLAGLDPRITAIMRKPEYRNAQWGLLQTEPDGGRVVHSLFPGQFFIPGSTAKLLSVSGPWQTLGADHRFVTPLYAVGERDGATLTGDLDLVAQGDLTMGGRTRPDGTVAYTDLDHTYANDFPGATLTPENPLAGIDRLARQVREAGITRVDGDVIVDSRLFLPDPELVPTPTPLIINDNLIDLMTTPGGRAGADARLDWRPKVAPYEVTSAVKTVAAGQPTAVTVTATDGGTRIRLTGTIAADAEPLLRTSPIGDPAAFGRVALIEALERAGVHVTADPSGPNPVGRLPRDYDGRPRVAAYTSPPYAQYARLILKVSHNLGANLGICLLAVTADSNQCEAGFPVLADFLDRAGVDRKQAQLMDGRGGNPADRATPQVLVQMLAYWQRTPDAQLFREALPILGVDGLLAENCRSCPARGKVFAKTGAAVGGDALNDRLAVGAITIAGYLDKGGGRFDTFYAGVNGASTPGADPTEVLSIANDLALIAAYLQESSSP from the coding sequence GTGAGCAGACCGATCCACCCCGCACCCCTGCGGCGCGGTACGGCCGCCGCCTGCGCCGCCCTGCTGTTCGTGGCCCTCGCCCCGGGCACGGCGAGCGGCGCGGACCCCACCCCCGCCCCGTCCTCGACGTCGTCGTCCCCGCCTCCACCGGCCGGTGACACGGGCCTCGCCGGCCTCGACCCGCGCATCACGGCGATCATGCGGAAGCCGGAGTACCGCAACGCCCAGTGGGGCCTGCTGCAGACCGAACCGGACGGCGGCCGTGTGGTGCACAGCCTCTTCCCGGGGCAGTTCTTCATCCCCGGCTCCACCGCCAAACTGCTCAGCGTCTCGGGCCCGTGGCAGACCCTGGGCGCCGACCACCGCTTCGTGACCCCGCTCTACGCGGTCGGCGAGCGCGACGGCGCCACCCTGACCGGCGACCTCGACCTCGTCGCCCAGGGCGACCTCACCATGGGCGGCAGGACCCGCCCCGACGGTACGGTCGCGTACACCGACCTCGACCACACCTACGCCAACGACTTCCCCGGCGCGACCCTCACCCCGGAGAACCCCCTCGCCGGGATCGACCGGCTCGCCCGGCAGGTGCGCGAGGCGGGCATCACCCGCGTCGACGGCGACGTGATCGTCGACAGTCGGCTGTTCCTCCCCGACCCGGAGCTCGTGCCGACCCCGACACCGCTGATCATCAACGACAACCTGATCGACCTCATGACCACCCCCGGGGGCCGGGCGGGCGCGGACGCCCGGCTGGACTGGCGGCCGAAGGTCGCTCCGTACGAGGTCACTTCGGCGGTGAAGACCGTGGCGGCCGGGCAACCGACCGCCGTGACCGTGACGGCCACCGACGGCGGCACCCGGATCCGGCTGACCGGCACCATCGCGGCGGACGCCGAACCGCTGTTGCGGACCTCCCCGATCGGCGACCCGGCCGCCTTCGGACGCGTCGCGCTGATCGAGGCGCTCGAACGCGCGGGGGTGCACGTCACCGCCGACCCGTCGGGCCCCAACCCGGTCGGACGGCTGCCGCGCGACTACGACGGGCGCCCGCGGGTGGCCGCGTACACCTCCCCGCCCTACGCCCAGTACGCCAGGCTGATCCTCAAGGTCAGCCACAACCTGGGCGCGAACCTCGGCATCTGCCTGCTGGCCGTCACGGCGGACAGCAACCAGTGCGAGGCCGGCTTCCCCGTACTGGCCGACTTCCTGGACCGGGCGGGCGTCGACCGCAAACAGGCGCAGCTCATGGACGGCCGCGGCGGCAACCCGGCCGACCGGGCCACCCCGCAGGTCCTGGTGCAGATGCTGGCGTACTGGCAGCGCACGCCGGACGCGCAGCTGTTCCGGGAGGCCCTGCCCATCCTGGGTGTCGACGGCCTGCTGGCCGAGAACTGCCGCAGCTGTCCGGCCCGGGGCAAGGTGTTCGCGAAGACCGGCGCGGCCGTCGGCGGGGACGCCCTCAACGACCGGCTGGCCGTCGGCGCCATCACGATCGCGGGCTACCTGGACAAGGGCGGCGGCCGGTTCGACACCTTCTACGCGGGCGTCAACGGCGCGTCAACGCCGGGCGCCGACCCCACCGAGGTGCTGTCGATCGCCAATGACCTCGCCCTGATCGCCGCCTATCTCCAGGAGTCCTCTTCGCCCTGA
- a CDS encoding carotenoid oxygenase family protein gives MPPLFDPTRVPHLLGTFAPVSEEVDVAELEVTGALPDTLDGLYLRNGPNPRFTPIGSYLYPIDGDGMLHGVWLSGGRARYRNRFVRTPALVAEERAGRALWGGLESMIVPDAGQVGPELAGTFRELPDINVVRHAGRLLALAESACPFRIDTELATLGREDFAGSLPAGITAHPKIDPITGEMVVFCYGLEPPYLTWSVIGPDGTVGRGPTPVDGVDEPMMIHDMALTDRYAVLVLAPAFFDLAAAMAGGSFLAWRPERGTRVALIPRDGGPLRWASDEAFWVWHTVNAYDDGPGADAPVVLDYVQWSRLTVGSPDEDGGADKDGGPADGGLVRARIDPAAGSMTRTLLDDSRVEFPRVDDRRIGRRHRYTALATATGRTDLLPGEYDAVRWYDGETGTSRVWPAGNLSVGEPVFAPEPGQGSGSGSGSGSEERGHWLTFATDRTDGSSWFLVIPAEDPASGPVARARIPVRVPLGLHGCWLPTEE, from the coding sequence GTGCCACCCCTCTTCGACCCCACCCGCGTCCCCCACCTGCTGGGAACCTTCGCGCCCGTGTCCGAGGAGGTCGACGTCGCGGAGCTGGAGGTGACGGGCGCGCTGCCGGACACCCTGGACGGCCTGTACCTGCGCAACGGCCCCAATCCGCGGTTCACGCCGATCGGCTCGTACCTGTACCCCATCGACGGCGACGGCATGCTGCACGGCGTGTGGCTCTCCGGCGGCCGGGCCCGCTACCGCAACCGCTTCGTCCGCACCCCCGCGCTGGTGGCCGAGGAACGCGCCGGCCGAGCCCTGTGGGGCGGCCTCGAATCGATGATCGTGCCGGACGCCGGGCAGGTGGGTCCGGAGCTGGCGGGCACCTTCCGGGAGCTGCCCGACATCAACGTCGTCCGGCACGCCGGCCGCCTGCTGGCCCTCGCCGAGTCGGCCTGCCCCTTCCGCATCGACACGGAGCTGGCGACGCTCGGCCGGGAGGACTTCGCCGGGAGCCTGCCGGCGGGCATCACCGCCCACCCCAAGATCGATCCGATCACGGGCGAGATGGTCGTCTTCTGCTACGGCCTGGAGCCGCCCTACCTGACCTGGTCGGTCATCGGCCCCGACGGCACGGTCGGCCGTGGGCCCACGCCCGTGGACGGGGTGGACGAGCCGATGATGATCCACGACATGGCCCTGACGGACCGCTACGCCGTCCTCGTCCTCGCTCCGGCCTTCTTCGACCTCGCCGCGGCCATGGCGGGCGGCTCCTTCCTGGCCTGGCGCCCGGAGCGCGGCACCCGCGTGGCCCTGATCCCTCGCGACGGCGGGCCGCTGCGCTGGGCGTCCGACGAGGCCTTCTGGGTGTGGCACACGGTGAACGCGTACGACGACGGCCCGGGAGCGGACGCCCCGGTGGTCCTGGACTACGTGCAGTGGAGCCGGCTGACCGTCGGCAGCCCGGACGAGGACGGCGGAGCGGACAAGGACGGCGGACCGGCCGACGGGGGCCTGGTACGGGCGCGCATCGACCCGGCCGCGGGCAGCATGACCCGCACCCTGCTGGACGACTCGCGGGTGGAGTTCCCGCGGGTCGACGACCGGCGCATCGGCCGGCGCCACCGGTACACCGCTCTGGCCACCGCCACCGGGCGGACGGACCTGCTGCCGGGCGAGTACGACGCCGTGCGCTGGTACGACGGGGAGACCGGCACCTCCCGCGTCTGGCCGGCCGGGAACCTCTCGGTCGGTGAGCCGGTCTTCGCGCCGGAGCCCGGGCAAGGCTCCGGGTCCGGGTCCGGGTCCGGGTCGGAGGAGCGCGGCCACTGGCTGACCTTCGCCACCGACCGTACCGACGGGTCGAGCTGGTTCCTGGTCATCCCCGCCGAGGACCCCGCCTCCGGCCCGGTGGCCCGCGCCCGGATCCCCGTCCGCGTCCCGCTCGGCCTGCACGGCTGCTGGCTGCCCACCGAGGAGTGA
- a CDS encoding Ig domain-containing protein, translated as MSTSTRAPRRLAALAVGLTAVLAASVGPAVAAPHSTTALVTRTAAAAPSVVNPGNQVSLQYDYAHLQMTATGGAAPYTWSAVSLPAGATINASTGLISGLLRSSGIRTVTVTAKDAKGAVASTTFTWRVIRDACPRC; from the coding sequence TTGAGCACATCCACGCGCGCTCCACGCAGACTGGCGGCCCTGGCAGTCGGCCTGACGGCCGTCCTGGCCGCATCGGTGGGCCCGGCCGTCGCCGCGCCGCACAGCACGACCGCCCTGGTGACACGTACGGCGGCCGCCGCCCCGTCCGTGGTCAACCCGGGCAATCAGGTGTCCCTCCAGTACGACTACGCGCACTTACAGATGACCGCCACCGGCGGCGCGGCTCCCTACACCTGGTCGGCGGTCAGCCTGCCTGCCGGTGCCACGATCAACGCCTCGACCGGCTTGATCTCGGGCCTCCTGCGCAGCAGCGGAATCCGTACGGTGACCGTCACCGCCAAGGACGCCAAGGGCGCCGTCGCCTCCACCACCTTCACCTGGCGCGTGATCCGGGACGCCTGCCCCCGCTGCTGA
- a CDS encoding nucleoside/nucleotide kinase family protein, producing MRATTEPVVRAEALAAPGGRRILGIAGPPGAGKSTLAARIADALGPERAVVVPMDGFHLARAELDRLGRADRKGAPDTFDAAGYVALLRRLRAADGPTVYAPAFDRSLEEPIAGSIPVAPHVPLVITEGNYLLHDAGEWASVRPLLDEAWYLAPAEGLRLDRLIERHVRHGKDPAYAREWVARSDEANARLVAPGRDRADLVLDTG from the coding sequence ATGCGCGCGACGACGGAACCGGTAGTGAGGGCCGAGGCGCTGGCCGCCCCGGGCGGGCGGCGCATCCTCGGCATCGCAGGCCCCCCGGGGGCCGGAAAGTCGACACTGGCTGCCCGGATCGCCGACGCGCTCGGGCCGGAGCGGGCGGTGGTGGTCCCGATGGACGGGTTCCACCTCGCCCGGGCCGAACTGGACCGGCTGGGCCGGGCCGACCGCAAGGGCGCCCCGGACACCTTCGACGCCGCCGGCTACGTGGCCCTGCTGCGCCGGCTGCGCGCAGCGGACGGACCCACGGTGTACGCGCCCGCCTTCGACCGCTCGCTCGAGGAGCCGATCGCGGGCAGCATCCCCGTCGCCCCGCACGTACCGCTGGTGATCACCGAGGGGAACTACCTGCTGCACGACGCGGGGGAGTGGGCGTCGGTACGCCCGCTGCTGGACGAGGCCTGGTACCTCGCCCCGGCCGAGGGCCTGCGCCTGGACCGGCTGATCGAGCGGCACGTGCGCCACGGCAAGGACCCCGCGTACGCGCGCGAGTGGGTGGCCCGGTCCGACGAGGCCAACGCCCGGCTCGTCGCCCCGGGCCGCGACCGCGCCGACCTGGTCCTCGACACCGGCTGA
- a CDS encoding NAD(P)/FAD-dependent oxidoreductase: MTKPESAGDDYDIVIGGAGLAGSAAAILLARRGARVALLERRSDPETYKVLCTHSLSANAYPVLDELGLVPALEEAGAVRNEVRWYTRWGWIEPKAAPGGPGLPYAYNVRRSTLDPLIRSRAAQTPGVDLLLGHQVTGLVREAGRTVGVRASTSRGEREIRARLVVGADGKESAVAKLAGVPARQFENGRFGYLAQFRDLPLPDGISHTWFLEPDMAYAFPNDGGVTVVAVLPDKKRLPAFREDLEGSFLAFVRALPEAPPLDSAERISKIIGLVDYPLHSRRPIAPGVALIGDAALTGDPLWGVGCGWALESAQWLAEAVAGAVTGRGDLDRSLAAYARGHRRRLRGHQYLAADFAKVRPFNPVERLMFSAAARDASLARHMHLFASRLIGPLRFLNPLVLAKASVINIKHLRRSGAGPGADSPIPASGSRDVHGGGPLKERGQGRTGRALYGAPDPCGATVP, from the coding sequence ATGACCAAGCCTGAGAGCGCGGGGGACGACTACGACATCGTCATCGGCGGAGCCGGCCTCGCCGGCAGCGCCGCGGCGATCCTGCTGGCACGCCGCGGCGCACGCGTCGCACTGCTGGAACGCCGCTCGGACCCCGAGACGTACAAGGTGCTGTGCACCCACTCCCTCTCGGCCAACGCCTACCCGGTGCTGGACGAACTCGGCCTCGTCCCCGCCCTGGAGGAGGCGGGAGCCGTGCGCAACGAGGTCCGCTGGTACACCCGTTGGGGATGGATCGAACCGAAGGCGGCGCCGGGAGGCCCTGGGCTGCCGTACGCGTACAACGTCCGGCGCAGCACTCTGGACCCCTTGATCAGGTCCCGTGCGGCACAGACCCCCGGCGTCGATCTGCTCCTCGGTCACCAGGTGACGGGGCTGGTCCGGGAGGCCGGGCGCACCGTGGGCGTCCGCGCGTCGACGTCCCGGGGGGAGCGCGAGATCCGGGCCCGCCTGGTGGTCGGTGCCGACGGCAAGGAATCGGCCGTGGCGAAGCTCGCCGGGGTGCCTGCCCGGCAGTTCGAGAACGGCCGGTTCGGCTACCTCGCCCAGTTCCGCGACCTCCCGCTGCCCGACGGGATCAGTCACACCTGGTTCCTCGAGCCCGACATGGCGTACGCCTTCCCGAACGACGGCGGGGTGACGGTCGTGGCAGTTCTCCCGGACAAGAAGCGCCTGCCCGCCTTCCGGGAGGACCTGGAGGGCAGCTTCCTCGCATTCGTCCGCGCCCTGCCCGAGGCGCCTCCCCTCGACTCCGCAGAGCGCATCTCGAAGATCATCGGTTTGGTCGACTACCCGCTGCACAGCCGGAGGCCGATCGCACCGGGTGTCGCGCTCATCGGCGACGCCGCCCTGACCGGCGATCCCCTGTGGGGCGTGGGATGCGGGTGGGCGCTGGAGTCCGCGCAATGGCTGGCGGAGGCGGTCGCCGGGGCCGTCACCGGTCGGGGCGACCTCGACAGGTCACTCGCGGCATACGCCCGGGGGCACCGGCGCCGGCTCCGTGGTCACCAGTACCTGGCCGCCGACTTCGCCAAGGTGCGCCCGTTCAACCCCGTGGAGCGCCTGATGTTCTCGGCGGCGGCGCGCGATGCGTCGCTCGCGCGGCACATGCACCTCTTCGCGTCACGCCTGATCGGTCCGCTGCGCTTCCTGAACCCCCTGGTGCTGGCCAAGGCGTCGGTGATCAACATCAAGCACCTCCGCCGGTCAGGTGCCGGGCCGGGTGCGGATTCGCCCATTCCTGCATCAGGGAGCCGAGATGTGCACGGGGGCGGGCCGCTGAAGGAACGGGGACAAGGCCGCACGGGCCGGGCACTCTACGGTGCACCCGACCCGTGCGGCGCGACCGTTCCATGA
- a CDS encoding NUDIX hydrolase yields MGEPVERVDDQDRVLAVVERGEAIRRGWLHRIATTICRDQHGRVLVYRRPENRSRFPGHHEVMFGGAVEVGETYEQAAARELAEELGVDAPVRFLFKFLCRGAISPYWLGVHEAVITGEVTPDPEEVAWHGWLTETELQEAVRQWLFVPDGQKAFGRYLTPGHGTVAPHGSGAP; encoded by the coding sequence ATGGGTGAGCCGGTGGAACGTGTGGACGATCAGGACCGGGTGCTGGCGGTGGTGGAACGCGGTGAGGCCATCCGCCGTGGCTGGCTGCACCGCATCGCGACGACGATCTGCCGTGATCAGCACGGGCGGGTCCTGGTCTACCGGCGGCCCGAGAACCGGTCCCGGTTCCCCGGCCATCACGAGGTGATGTTCGGCGGGGCCGTGGAAGTGGGCGAGACCTACGAGCAGGCGGCCGCGCGGGAGTTGGCCGAGGAGCTCGGCGTTGATGCGCCGGTGCGCTTCCTGTTCAAGTTCCTGTGCCGGGGGGCGATCAGCCCGTACTGGCTCGGCGTGCACGAGGCCGTGATCACCGGCGAGGTGACGCCCGACCCCGAGGAGGTCGCCTGGCACGGCTGGCTGACGGAGACGGAGCTGCAGGAGGCCGTGCGGCAGTGGCTCTTCGTTCCGGACGGGCAGAAGGCGTTCGGCCGGTACCTGACGCCCGGTCATGGAACGGTCGCGCCGCACGGGTCGGGTGCACCGTAG
- a CDS encoding CPCC family cysteine-rich protein, which translates to MASQQPPHTPPIDTARGLVACPCCFQRTLKERADFEICPECGWEDDGQDDADAHFVRGGPNGRLSLTQARLDYVKEVAEESDESITLGGDGLWRSEARRRIPDPAE; encoded by the coding sequence ATGGCTTCTCAACAACCGCCCCACACTCCCCCGATCGACACCGCGCGTGGCCTTGTCGCATGTCCGTGCTGCTTCCAGCGGACGTTGAAGGAGCGGGCCGACTTCGAGATCTGCCCGGAGTGCGGCTGGGAGGACGACGGGCAGGACGATGCGGACGCGCACTTCGTCCGGGGCGGGCCCAACGGCCGGCTGAGCCTGACGCAGGCCCGGCTGGACTACGTGAAGGAGGTGGCCGAGGAATCCGATGAGTCCATCACCCTGGGTGGTGATGGGCTTTGGCGGTCGGAAGCCCGGCGCCGGATCCCGGACCCGGCCGAGTAG
- a CDS encoding GOLPH3/VPS74 family protein: MSTAKDLFIIAMDPQPDRSVGQGDLSLALAGAELIDLLDARAAALDGDRIVPGEQPELHDELLAEAQTVLTRQPPYERVEDWLWRRGRDLSTAYQAALEEAGQLTRGRRGLLPFGTDRLELADTPARRQALGRWEADEPVLAALASAVGIEGEDSEDEPRRDDEAVTTVLAIVNDAVMELEAVRQRRSIENAAFANVWRVP, translated from the coding sequence ATGAGCACGGCGAAGGACCTGTTCATCATCGCCATGGACCCGCAGCCGGACCGGTCCGTGGGGCAGGGCGACCTGTCGCTCGCGCTCGCCGGCGCCGAGCTGATCGATCTTCTCGACGCGCGGGCCGCCGCCCTGGACGGCGACCGCATCGTGCCGGGCGAGCAGCCGGAACTGCACGACGAGCTCCTGGCCGAGGCCCAGACGGTGCTCACCCGGCAGCCTCCGTACGAGCGGGTCGAGGACTGGCTGTGGCGCCGGGGCCGCGATCTCTCCACGGCGTACCAGGCCGCCCTCGAGGAGGCCGGTCAGCTGACGCGGGGCCGCCGCGGCCTGCTGCCCTTCGGAACCGACCGTCTGGAGCTCGCCGATACGCCCGCCCGCCGCCAGGCCCTCGGCCGCTGGGAGGCGGACGAGCCCGTCCTCGCCGCCCTCGCCTCGGCCGTCGGCATCGAGGGAGAGGACTCCGAGGACGAACCGCGCCGCGACGACGAAGCGGTGACGACCGTACTGGCCATCGTCAACGACGCGGTGATGGAACTGGAAGCCGTACGCCAGCGGCGGTCCATCGAGAACGCGGCCTTCGCGAACGTCTGGCGAGTCCCGTGA
- a CDS encoding CHAT domain-containing protein, whose translation MDEGDRRGADPVDRRVALSREWDRLVGEVRELGRARGIPDLAGFLDPPRAASLTAASRDGAVVVVNISRLRCDALLITESGVRGLPLPGVTADAVEERTVAYVAALRTLEQAGRELQAAKGRFDDGDRSPEVFYRVSAARVALSAARTAAESELDAVTGWLWDGICGSVLDALGHTGSPSAGAPLPRLWWCPTGLLNLLPLHAAGHHGESVDGPPRTVLDRVVSSYTPTVRALLTARARPGAAATGNGDGSGDEVGRMLFVAPEPVGLPPLQSIDADREALAGRFGERLTRLEGPDATSEAVLAALHRHPWVHFSSHAGQDMNDPGLGTIALREDGLTVHDLAQRSYSGEFAFLSACQTAVGGMDLIDEAITLASALHIAGFRHVIGTLWSVYDGATADITREFYANGATPAGGPGSARAADFDPADAARNLHRAVRAMRDRDRSTLTTWVHFVHIGP comes from the coding sequence GTGGACGAGGGTGACCGGCGGGGCGCGGATCCGGTGGACCGGCGCGTGGCGCTGTCCCGGGAATGGGACCGGCTCGTCGGCGAGGTGCGCGAACTGGGCCGCGCCCGCGGCATTCCCGACCTGGCCGGTTTCCTGGATCCCCCGCGCGCGGCCTCGCTCACGGCCGCGAGCCGCGACGGGGCCGTGGTGGTGGTCAACATCAGCCGCCTGCGCTGCGACGCCCTGCTGATCACGGAGTCCGGTGTACGGGGCCTGCCGCTGCCCGGAGTGACGGCCGACGCGGTGGAGGAACGCACGGTCGCGTACGTGGCGGCCCTGCGCACCCTGGAGCAGGCGGGCCGGGAACTACAGGCGGCGAAGGGGCGGTTCGACGACGGCGACCGGTCCCCGGAAGTGTTCTACCGGGTCTCCGCCGCGCGGGTCGCGCTCTCCGCGGCGCGGACGGCGGCCGAGAGCGAGCTCGACGCCGTCACCGGGTGGCTCTGGGACGGGATCTGCGGTTCCGTCCTCGACGCGCTGGGGCACACGGGGAGCCCGTCCGCCGGAGCACCGCTCCCGCGGCTGTGGTGGTGCCCCACCGGCCTGCTCAACCTGCTGCCCCTGCACGCTGCCGGACATCACGGCGAGAGCGTGGACGGCCCGCCTCGAACGGTCCTGGACCGGGTCGTGTCCTCGTACACGCCGACCGTCCGCGCGCTGCTCACGGCGCGCGCCCGCCCCGGCGCCGCCGCGACGGGGAACGGGGACGGGAGTGGGGACGAGGTCGGCCGGATGCTGTTCGTCGCGCCGGAACCGGTCGGCCTGCCGCCCCTGCAGTCGATCGACGCGGACCGCGAAGCACTGGCCGGGCGCTTCGGCGAGCGCCTGACCCGGCTGGAGGGCCCCGACGCCACCTCCGAGGCGGTGCTGGCGGCGCTGCACCGCCATCCGTGGGTGCACTTCAGCAGCCATGCCGGACAGGACATGAACGATCCCGGGCTGGGCACCATCGCCCTGCGGGAGGACGGCCTCACCGTGCACGACCTCGCGCAGCGCAGCTACAGCGGGGAGTTCGCGTTCCTGTCGGCCTGTCAGACGGCCGTCGGGGGCATGGACCTGATCGACGAGGCGATCACCCTGGCCAGTGCCCTGCACATCGCGGGCTTCCGCCACGTGATCGGCACCCTCTGGTCCGTGTACGACGGAGCCACCGCCGACATCACCCGGGAGTTCTACGCGAACGGCGCCACCCCGGCCGGCGGACCGGGGTCCGCGCGCGCGGCGGACTTCGACCCCGCCGACGCGGCACGCAACCTGCACCGCGCGGTGCGCGCGATGCGTGACCGCGACCGTTCGACGCTGACGACCTGGGTCCACTTCGTCCACATCGGCCCCTGA
- a CDS encoding PadR family transcriptional regulator, whose protein sequence is MALDHAILVSLLEKPGSGYELARRFDRSIGYFWTATHQQIYRVLKRMEGDGLLTVRQVPQQGRPDKNEYSVAGPGRSALARWLHEPIEPESLRHDLAVKIRGAAFDDPAALIHEVERHHRAHSDRLARYLAGELRDFTGPDAPAPLDAGQELQHVVLRGGIAYERMTIAWLDDVLATLHRLGGTPPPATT, encoded by the coding sequence ATGGCGCTCGACCACGCGATCCTCGTCTCCCTGCTGGAGAAGCCGGGCTCCGGCTATGAGCTGGCCCGCCGGTTCGACCGGTCCATCGGCTACTTCTGGACCGCCACCCACCAGCAGATCTACCGCGTCCTCAAGCGCATGGAGGGCGACGGGCTGCTCACCGTCCGCCAGGTGCCGCAGCAGGGCCGGCCGGACAAGAACGAGTACTCCGTCGCCGGCCCCGGCCGCAGCGCCCTCGCCCGGTGGCTGCACGAGCCGATCGAGCCCGAGAGCCTGCGCCACGACCTCGCCGTCAAGATCCGCGGCGCGGCCTTCGACGACCCGGCCGCACTGATCCACGAGGTCGAGCGGCACCACCGGGCACACAGCGACCGGCTGGCCCGCTACCTCGCCGGTGAACTGCGCGACTTCACCGGGCCCGACGCACCCGCACCGCTCGACGCCGGCCAGGAGCTCCAGCACGTCGTGCTGCGCGGCGGCATCGCGTACGAGCGGATGACGATCGCCTGGCTCGACGACGTCCTCGCCACCCTCCACCGGCTCGGCGGCACACCGCCGCCCGCCACCACCTGA